The Nitrospirales bacterium genome includes a window with the following:
- the secD gene encoding protein translocase subunit SecD yields the protein MKKIRGRLIALVALTVISVMISLPSFPSLYAPLPAWMKAVLSDRGLALGLDLQGGVHLVLEVEEDRAVEIAVDRSKKALEDLKADSELPFASVVREGTQSLVITLEGGEEAKAKVMQAMEDGFPGFELKDSSDTTLTYELDTVEIDRIKDSAINQALETIRNRIDEFGVAEPLIQRLGRNQIAVQLPGVKDPERAKDLIKKTALLEFKLLDESTVALELPPRVEVGQAEAVRKEFEGRLPKDSEILFENIISEDGKESYLRPYLIKKDTALTGDVLQDARVTIGEFNEPIVSLTFDSRGAQEFERLTGANVGKRMAIVLDGNVYSAPTINEKIGGGRAVINGTFTTDEANDLAVVLRAGALPAPIKTLQDLTVGPSLGKDSIEKGLRTLVIAGCLVLIFMIVYYRLSGVVANFALVLNLIGLLGALSGLNATLTLPGIAGIILTIGMGVDSNILIFERIREELRLGRPVRLAVDSGYDKAFLTIVDSHVTTLITGLALFLFGTGPIKGFAVTLCLGIAINLFTALVGTKVVFDVFNRKKLQQLSI from the coding sequence ATGAAAAAAATTCGTGGACGGCTGATTGCGCTGGTAGCGTTAACCGTCATCTCAGTGATGATTTCTTTACCCTCCTTTCCTTCACTCTATGCACCCCTCCCTGCTTGGATGAAGGCCGTATTGAGTGATCGTGGTTTGGCGCTCGGGCTAGATTTGCAAGGCGGTGTGCATCTTGTCCTTGAAGTGGAAGAAGATCGAGCGGTTGAAATTGCCGTCGATCGCTCAAAAAAAGCCCTCGAGGATTTGAAGGCGGACTCCGAACTTCCCTTTGCGTCAGTTGTCCGGGAAGGGACCCAGAGTCTGGTCATCACGCTTGAGGGCGGCGAAGAGGCGAAAGCGAAGGTCATGCAGGCGATGGAAGACGGTTTTCCCGGGTTCGAGTTGAAAGACTCCTCCGATACGACGTTGACTTACGAGCTTGATACCGTAGAGATTGACCGAATTAAAGATTCTGCGATCAATCAGGCCCTTGAGACGATTCGTAATCGAATTGACGAATTCGGCGTTGCTGAACCGTTGATTCAGCGTTTAGGTCGGAATCAAATCGCGGTGCAACTTCCTGGCGTGAAAGATCCAGAGCGGGCCAAAGATTTGATCAAGAAAACCGCGTTACTGGAATTTAAACTGTTGGATGAATCAACCGTGGCCTTGGAGCTTCCGCCCCGAGTGGAGGTAGGTCAGGCAGAGGCAGTCCGGAAAGAATTTGAAGGGCGATTGCCAAAAGACTCAGAAATCCTGTTTGAAAACATCATCTCGGAAGACGGAAAAGAGAGTTATCTTCGTCCGTATTTAATCAAAAAAGACACGGCCTTAACTGGAGATGTGTTGCAGGATGCCAGGGTGACCATTGGCGAGTTTAATGAGCCGATCGTGTCGCTGACGTTTGATAGTCGTGGGGCTCAGGAATTTGAGCGTCTCACCGGCGCCAATGTAGGAAAACGAATGGCCATTGTCTTGGATGGGAATGTTTACTCTGCTCCAACGATTAACGAAAAAATCGGTGGCGGGCGCGCGGTCATTAACGGTACCTTCACCACTGATGAAGCGAACGACCTAGCCGTCGTATTGCGTGCTGGTGCGCTGCCGGCTCCCATAAAGACACTCCAAGACCTCACCGTCGGCCCCTCACTGGGAAAAGATTCGATCGAAAAAGGCCTACGAACCTTGGTGATCGCAGGATGTTTAGTCCTTATCTTTATGATAGTGTACTACCGACTTTCTGGAGTCGTCGCGAATTTTGCGCTGGTGTTAAACCTCATCGGCTTATTGGGGGCATTGTCTGGTCTTAATGCGACACTGACGTTACCCGGAATTGCCGGGATTATCCTGACGATTGGGATGGGCGTTGACTCCAATATCTTAATCTTTGAACGTATTCGTGAAGAACTCAGGCTCGGGCGTCCAGTTCGCTTAGCGGTCGATAGTGGGTACGATAAGGCTTTTCTCACGATTGTGGATTCCCATGTTACGACCTTGATCACGGGGTTGGCCTTATTTCTGTTTGGCACCGGGCCTATCAAGGGGTTCGCCGTCACCCTATGTTTAGGCATTGCCATCAATTTATTCACGGCACTCGTAGGAACAAAAGTTGTCTTTGATGTGTTTAACAGGAAAAAACTCCAACAACTCAGCATTTGA
- the yajC gene encoding preprotein translocase subunit YajC, with protein sequence MNAIAWAQTAGGGSPQAGLLSFVPFILIFVVFYFLLILPQQRRQKKQRELLAALKKGDKVITSAGIWGTITNLDKDTVTLQIADNTKIRLQRDYVGRLRETEENS encoded by the coding sequence ATGAACGCTATTGCCTGGGCGCAAACTGCGGGAGGAGGAAGTCCCCAAGCCGGTCTTCTCTCGTTCGTGCCATTTATCTTGATCTTTGTGGTATTTTATTTTCTTCTGATTTTGCCCCAGCAACGTCGGCAGAAAAAACAGCGGGAATTATTGGCGGCATTGAAAAAAGGCGATAAAGTGATCACCAGTGCGGGAATCTGGGGGACGATTACCAATCTTGATAAAGACACGGTAACCCTGCAAATCGCCGACAACACAAAAATACGCCTGCAGCGGGACTACGTAGGACGGCTCCGGGAGACAGAGGAAAATTCATGA
- the tgt gene encoding tRNA guanosine(34) transglycosylase Tgt → MFSVQQHDPSTRARTGVLKTIHGTIDTPVFMPVGSLGTVKGIDPDEIQSCGFGLILGNAYHLYLRPGHHLIAEQGGLHNFMQWPGAILTDSGGFQMVSLADLCRITEDGVGFKSHLDGSWHQLTPELCMEIQVALGSDVMMMLDHCPPYPSTETQAREAVERTTRWARRCLSVSRQSHQHLFGIVQGGIFSRLRLEAAAQLMDLGFAGYALGGLSLGEEKPTMFQVIEDVTARLPVDRPRYLMGVGLPEDILEGVCRGVDMFDCVIPTRHGRTGWLFTSSGRVLIKNARYARDESPIDPACTCPVCTRYSRAYLRHLFVANEMLGVRLNTLHNLWYYGSLMKQIREAIREGCLQEFRAQFYRMRESDGQNLQSSSVCV, encoded by the coding sequence ATGTTTTCTGTGCAACAGCATGATCCCTCCACCAGGGCCAGAACGGGCGTCTTGAAGACGATTCACGGCACGATTGACACACCTGTCTTCATGCCAGTGGGGTCGCTGGGAACCGTGAAAGGGATTGATCCTGACGAAATTCAATCGTGTGGCTTTGGTCTCATTCTGGGCAATGCCTATCATCTCTACTTAAGACCTGGGCATCATCTCATTGCCGAACAGGGCGGGTTGCACAATTTCATGCAATGGCCGGGTGCGATCCTAACGGATAGCGGCGGGTTTCAGATGGTTAGTCTCGCTGATCTCTGTCGTATTACCGAAGATGGAGTGGGGTTTAAGTCGCATCTGGATGGCTCGTGGCATCAATTGACTCCAGAGTTGTGTATGGAAATCCAAGTGGCACTTGGATCAGATGTTATGATGATGTTGGATCATTGTCCGCCGTATCCTTCTACGGAGACACAGGCCCGTGAAGCGGTTGAACGCACGACTCGTTGGGCGAGACGCTGTCTTTCTGTTTCTCGGCAATCCCATCAACATCTCTTTGGCATCGTTCAGGGCGGGATTTTTTCGCGATTGCGACTGGAGGCAGCAGCGCAACTGATGGATCTGGGGTTTGCCGGGTATGCTTTGGGTGGTCTCTCATTAGGTGAAGAAAAACCCACGATGTTTCAGGTTATCGAAGATGTGACCGCGCGGTTGCCGGTGGATCGTCCTCGCTATCTGATGGGCGTTGGGCTCCCGGAAGATATTCTCGAAGGTGTGTGTCGCGGCGTCGATATGTTCGACTGCGTGATTCCCACCCGGCATGGCCGAACGGGCTGGTTGTTTACGTCCTCCGGCCGGGTGTTGATCAAAAATGCCCGTTATGCCCGTGATGAGTCGCCTATAGATCCAGCTTGCACGTGCCCTGTCTGTACCCGGTATTCAAGGGCTTATCTTCGGCATTTGTTCGTGGCCAATGAAATGTTGGGTGTGAGACTCAATACTCTTCATAACCTTTGGTATTATGGGTCTTTGATGAAGCAAATTCGGGAAGCCATTCGGGAGGGTTGCCTCCAAGAATTTCGCGCTCAGTTTTATCGGATGCGAGAGAGCGATGGTCAAAACCTTCAATCATCATCTGTATGTGTGTGA
- the argS gene encoding arginine--tRNA ligase, producing the protein MKRRPIQEQVVEALSVALSQAVDNGELSLTDQPVPTIELPKREEWGDLSSNIAMLAAPKAKRPPMEIAGLLASSIKTAREDLFDRVDVAPPGFLNFTINPHRWTEVLPIIEELGPAYGSSQIGKGQRVILEFVSANPTGPLHVGHGRGAALGQAAANLLETVGYRVQREYYINDAGRQLHLLGLSVYSRYQEFYGRTVTFPEDGYHGTYIRSVAESMAKEYGESLLDLDPREAERRAAEFACSKLLGRIKDDLGVFGVEFHEWYSEAGLIAGGHLEQALEDLKQRNLIFQDEGAWWFKSSAFQDEKDRVVAKQDGSYTYLASDIAYHRNKFSRGFETIINIWGADHHGYIPRMQAAVQAFGYHKEQFRVVLVQMVNLLRGGTKVEMSKRAGEFVTLREVIDEVGADAAKFFFLMRRADSHLDFDLELAKQQSSDNPVYYVQYAHARLASLFRVAESRGFQVQSVEHVDMSLVMTHDELRLIKCLSRYPGVVEGSAMNLEPHRMTFYLQELAALLHTYYNKHRILPPLALDSELSEDASRDSESSESEPEMPQSGSGEVITPELTAARLAMMRQVQTVLRNGLAVLGISAPEQM; encoded by the coding sequence TTGAAACGACGTCCCATTCAAGAGCAAGTTGTTGAAGCTTTGTCTGTCGCTCTGAGTCAAGCGGTAGATAACGGAGAATTGAGTTTGACCGATCAGCCTGTTCCTACGATCGAATTGCCCAAGCGAGAGGAGTGGGGCGACCTGTCTTCAAATATTGCGATGTTGGCCGCGCCTAAAGCGAAACGGCCACCGATGGAGATCGCAGGACTGCTTGCCTCCTCAATCAAGACAGCCCGTGAGGATCTCTTCGACCGGGTCGATGTGGCGCCGCCAGGATTTTTGAATTTTACGATCAACCCTCATCGCTGGACAGAGGTTCTACCCATAATCGAAGAACTCGGGCCAGCATATGGTTCGAGTCAGATCGGGAAAGGCCAACGCGTTATCCTGGAATTTGTCAGTGCGAATCCGACGGGACCCCTTCATGTGGGGCATGGACGTGGAGCTGCGCTTGGTCAGGCTGCGGCGAACCTCTTGGAGACTGTGGGATATCGCGTCCAACGGGAATATTACATCAATGATGCTGGTCGTCAATTACATCTTCTTGGACTTTCGGTCTATTCCCGGTACCAAGAATTTTATGGACGGACTGTGACGTTTCCCGAGGATGGATATCATGGGACGTACATCCGTTCGGTAGCCGAATCGATGGCGAAGGAATATGGGGAGAGCCTCCTCGATCTTGACCCAAGAGAAGCGGAGCGTCGTGCAGCGGAGTTCGCTTGTTCGAAATTACTCGGACGAATCAAAGATGATCTAGGAGTATTTGGGGTTGAATTTCATGAATGGTACAGTGAGGCCGGCTTGATTGCAGGAGGACATCTTGAACAGGCCTTAGAGGACCTCAAACAGCGAAATCTCATCTTTCAGGATGAAGGGGCTTGGTGGTTCAAGTCTTCAGCTTTTCAGGATGAGAAGGATCGTGTCGTGGCCAAGCAAGACGGGTCGTACACGTATCTTGCCTCGGATATCGCGTATCACCGGAATAAATTCTCGCGTGGTTTTGAGACTATCATCAATATCTGGGGAGCTGACCACCACGGGTATATCCCGCGCATGCAAGCAGCCGTTCAGGCCTTTGGCTATCACAAGGAGCAGTTTCGTGTGGTGCTAGTTCAAATGGTTAATCTCCTTCGAGGCGGAACCAAGGTTGAGATGTCTAAACGAGCCGGAGAGTTTGTCACGCTGCGTGAGGTGATTGATGAAGTCGGTGCGGATGCTGCGAAATTCTTTTTTCTCATGCGGCGGGCGGATAGTCATTTAGATTTTGATCTTGAGCTGGCGAAGCAACAGTCCTCGGATAATCCCGTCTATTATGTACAGTATGCTCATGCCCGTTTGGCGAGTCTCTTTCGCGTAGCGGAGTCTCGAGGTTTTCAGGTGCAATCCGTGGAACACGTTGATATGTCGCTGGTGATGACCCATGATGAGTTACGCCTGATCAAATGTCTGTCGCGTTACCCCGGAGTCGTAGAGGGCAGTGCGATGAATTTAGAGCCGCATCGCATGACGTTTTACCTGCAAGAATTAGCGGCATTGCTCCATACGTACTACAATAAACACCGGATTTTACCGCCATTGGCCCTGGACTCCGAGTTGAGCGAGGACGCGTCGAGAGATAGTGAGTCAAGTGAGTCAGAGCCTGAAATGCCTCAGTCCGGATCGGGAGAAGTCATCACGCCAGAGTTGACTGCCGCACGCTTGGCCATGATGCGTCAGGTCCAAACGGTTCTTCGCAATGGATTGGCGGTTCTTGGTATTTCTGCACCAGAGCAGATGTAA
- a CDS encoding glycosyltransferase family 9 protein — MNMVIVHPGTLGDVLLSLNAMRAIRRSFPTKRCVWVGKSEIGDLLYSLGEIEHAISLDSGFFTDLFLPFEQRRGATNDILKDTSHFIGWFSDPQALLSQSLHTNGLSDVIVRSPHDEELSTQHYEDRFLETLCQWNLAQDDAPSCGLEFPQDVLKEMEAPSSDTHTFSNAQKIMIHPGSGSPHKCTSVAQLVSIATQLHQNGTRRREFMIIEGPADEKNVKGLCVALEAVPHTVIHQQSLSVVSMMLPSVDLFIGHDSGLTHLAAVCGVPSIALFGPTDPMVWAPRGKHVAIIQGNACRCHDWTSVQACTYKPCLNMSTEKIINQAECWLETQSAAVRGFHHIPQ, encoded by the coding sequence ATGAATATGGTGATCGTCCATCCAGGGACATTAGGGGATGTCCTGTTAAGTCTGAATGCGATGAGAGCCATCCGTCGATCTTTTCCCACAAAGCGCTGTGTTTGGGTCGGGAAGTCAGAAATCGGCGACTTGCTCTATTCATTAGGCGAGATTGAACATGCGATTTCCCTTGATTCCGGGTTTTTTACTGACCTTTTTCTTCCATTCGAACAGCGACGAGGCGCGACGAACGACATACTCAAAGACACTTCTCATTTTATCGGGTGGTTTTCTGATCCACAGGCGTTGCTTTCGCAGAGTCTGCATACTAATGGATTGTCCGATGTGATAGTCCGGTCTCCTCATGATGAAGAACTTTCAACACAGCATTATGAAGACCGGTTTCTGGAGACATTATGCCAATGGAATTTAGCGCAAGACGATGCTCCATCGTGCGGGTTAGAGTTTCCTCAGGATGTCTTGAAAGAAATGGAGGCTCCTTCCAGTGATACTCATACATTTTCGAATGCTCAAAAGATTATGATTCATCCTGGCAGTGGTAGTCCGCATAAATGTACGTCCGTAGCGCAACTCGTATCCATTGCTACACAGTTACATCAAAATGGAACGCGACGAAGAGAGTTCATGATTATAGAGGGTCCAGCGGATGAGAAGAATGTCAAGGGTCTGTGTGTCGCTCTGGAGGCTGTACCCCATACTGTCATCCATCAGCAATCACTCAGCGTAGTCTCCATGATGTTGCCTTCTGTTGATCTTTTTATAGGTCATGACTCCGGTTTGACGCATTTGGCGGCTGTGTGTGGAGTGCCATCAATCGCTCTCTTTGGTCCTACGGATCCTATGGTCTGGGCTCCGAGAGGAAAACATGTGGCGATCATTCAAGGAAATGCCTGTCGTTGTCATGATTGGACGAGCGTTCAAGCCTGTACATATAAGCCCTGTTTGAACATGTCTACTGAAAAAATTATCAACCAGGCAGAATGTTGGTTAGAGACTCAGTCTGCAGCTGTGCGGGGTTTCCATCATATTCCTCAATGA
- a CDS encoding molybdenum cofactor guanylyltransferase: MDQSVRDIEGVLLAGGKSRRMGKDKRELLVGSETLLERALKVYESVFSQIKIVVAEHSPVTDTLSHQVLTDIFPNKGPVGGLFTALSRSASLSVFLAACDMPFLSASLIRRICELSHGFDVTMVQLSTGMQPMQGVYSRRCTPILKEMIEDDQLEMRQILSHPDLKTHVVEECQIQDLDQNFLSFMNVNTPSDLEMANKLLRSSR, translated from the coding sequence ATGGATCAATCAGTACGAGATATCGAGGGTGTTCTTCTCGCCGGTGGAAAGAGTCGGCGGATGGGAAAAGATAAGCGCGAGCTATTGGTAGGCAGTGAGACGCTCCTTGAACGTGCCTTGAAGGTATATGAATCGGTGTTCTCCCAAATCAAGATCGTTGTTGCTGAGCATTCTCCCGTCACCGATACTCTTTCCCATCAAGTGCTGACAGATATTTTTCCAAACAAGGGCCCGGTTGGAGGATTATTTACCGCTCTTTCACGGTCAGCCTCCTTGTCGGTATTTTTAGCGGCCTGTGATATGCCGTTTCTCTCAGCTTCCTTGATTCGCCGGATTTGTGAGTTATCCCATGGTTTTGATGTGACCATGGTCCAGTTATCGACAGGAATGCAGCCGATGCAGGGAGTGTACTCGCGAAGGTGTACCCCTATCTTAAAGGAAATGATCGAAGACGATCAGCTTGAAATGCGTCAAATTCTTTCTCATCCCGACTTAAAGACTCATGTCGTTGAGGAATGTCAGATCCAGGACCTTGATCAAAACTTTCTTTCGTTTATGAATGTGAATACGCCCTCAGATCTTGAAATGGCGAATAAGCTCCTTCGGTCTTCTCGGTAA